In Grus americana isolate bGruAme1 chromosome 28, bGruAme1.mat, whole genome shotgun sequence, a single window of DNA contains:
- the CHAF1A gene encoding chromatin assembly factor 1 subunit A isoform X1, whose amino-acid sequence MECRDKAAVPPRKLVQARLPFKRLNPVPKEKYDADSEVKKVKSSQSGFGPSKDSSLDASHASLDDVENDCQLDSDVNFAAKLVNGKGPLDHFIQKNTKDNTGETVIVIDLTKGSSHRLSDDVDHVNFDSKASSSLAIPNGTLGREINQLSCLNSAQSSQTDDSVDTDARCEAVVSKGEGLVDGIPSCSGLTERNNVENMKVNQSELKDVIFEGKMPVVLLEDIMTAKSPQVASLDGSVTSENETMEWSHEGDSGLTNSSLSSRSVSSPEVQPAAETKRNTSPLAASTPVRKVSQKLHKSSAEKEKLRLQRDQERADKLQKLQAEREEKGRLKEEAKAAKERAKEEAKKKKEEEKELKEKERREKKEKEEKEKAEKLRVKEEKRKERQEALEAKLEEKRKKEEEKRLREEEKRINAQKAEITRFFQKPKTPQAPKILAGSCGKFAPFEIKENMVLAPLCRIALDPDFLEQLDKLLRAQNSDVSFLRDLKCRKPRKTGPTFVNNSADIVNSDVVVVDNCKTDAVPERGKFGRMKLLQFCENHRPAYWGTWNKKTTVIRPRNPWSKDSKLLDYEVDSDEEWEEEEPGESLSHSEGDDEEEGEDEDDDDGFFVPHGYLSEDEGVTEECDPENQKVRQKLKAKEWDELMAKGKRFHVLQPVKIGCVWESAENDSSTNADLKVLQQFTACILDSPVAEEEQQIQKCSKKRAKDQQILGQLLPLLHGNVNGSKVIIQEFQECCRQGLFSDVTAAADCSDTSPASPHTSRPQTPVGEDSGVPSKARLKRIISENSVYEKRPEYRMCWYVHSEVLKRFDQEHLPVPCQWNYVTQVPSSGKEEGGSVPGAAVLQTAPMSVKRKSTGSMSITKFMKRPRDAEQAEVAEMDGFQADTEEDEEDDDCMIVDIQSGKDSTLAVTETVSESSGTRAAHQDTSVVSPSNTV is encoded by the exons ATGGAGTGCAGAGACAAAGCGGCTGTTCCTCCGCGGAAGCTCGTACAAG CTCGGTTGCCGTTCAAACGCTTGAATCCCGTACCAAAGGAAAAATACGATGCAGATTCAGAAGTCAAAAAAGTAAAGAGCTCACAGAGTGGTTTTGGTCCCAGTAAGGATTCCTCCCTAGACGCATCGCATGCGTCCCTGGACGACGTGGAGAACGACTGCCAGTTGGATTCAGATGTGAATTTTGCTGCAAAACTTGTTAACGGAAAGGGTCCGTTAGAccattttatacagaaaaacacaaaagataACACAGGTGAAACTGTAATTGTTATTGACCTGACAAAGGGCTCCAGCCATAGACTAAGTGATGATGTAGACCATGTTAATTTTGATTCAAAAGCATCTTCATCCCTAGCTATACCTAACGGCACATTAGGAAGAGAGATAAACCAGTTGAGTTGCCTGAATTCTGCTCAGAGTAGCCAAACGGATGATTCAGTGGACACTGATGCGCGGTGTGAAGCCGTAGTGAGTAAAGGTGAAGGTTTGGTAGACGGAATCCCGTCATGTTCCGGGTTAACAGAGCGTAACAACGTGGAAAACATGAAGGTGAATCAGAGCGAACTGAAGGACGTCATCTTTGAGGGGAAGATGCCTGTAGTGCTCCTGGAGGATATTATGACTGCAAAATCTCCTCAAGTCGCTTCTCTGGATGGAAGCGTCACGTCGGAAAATGAGACCATGGAATGGTCTCACGAAGGAGACTCTGGACTTACCAACTCCTCGCTAAGCTCTCGCTCTGTGAGCTCACCTGAGGTGCAGcctgctgcagaaacaaagagaaatacGAGTCCTTTAGCTGCCTCAACGCCCGTTAGGAAG GTATCTCAGAAACTCCACAAAAGTTCggcagagaaggagaagctgaGATTGCAAAGA GATCAGGAGCGCGCAGACAAGCTGCAGAAGTTGCAAGcggaaagggaagaaaagggaaggctGAAAGAAGAGGCGAAAGCCGCCAAAGAGCGAGCCAAGGAGGAGgcgaagaagaagaaagaggaggagaaagagttgaaagagaaagaaaggagagaaaagaaagaaaaagaagaaaaggaaaaagcgGAGAAGCTGAGAGTGAAGGAGGAGAAACGCAAGGAGAGGCAGGAAGCTTTAGA GGCAAAACttgaggagaagagaaagaaagaagaggagaaacggttgagagaggaggaaaag CGTATTAatgcacagaaagcagaaattacGAGGTTCTTCCAGAAACCAAAGACTCCACAAGCCCCGAAG ATTCTTGCTGGCTCTTGTGGAAAGTTTGCTCCTTTTGAAATTAAGGAGAACATGGTCTTAGCTCCCCTCTGTCGTATTGCCCTGGATCCAGACTTCTTAGAACAGCTGGATAAGCTCCTGCGTGCACAGAATAGTGATGTTTCTTTCTTGAGGGATCTAAAGTGTCGTAAACCGCGTAAAACTGGACCTACTTTTGTCAATAACAGTGCTGACATAGTAAACAG TGACGTGGTGGTAGTGGATAACTGCAAAACAGATGCTGTTCCTGAAAGGGGGAAATTTGGTAGAATGaaacttctgcagttttgtgaGAATCACCGTCCTGCGTACTGGGGCACATGGAACAAGAAAACCACTGTGATCCGTCCCAGGAATCCTTGGTCAAAGGACAGT AAACTTCTGGACTACGAAGTAGATAGCGATGAAgaatgggaagaggaagaacCCGGAGAAAGTCTTTCCCACAGTGAAGGG gatgatgaagaggagggagaggatgaAGATGATGACGATGGGTTTTTTGTACCCCATGGGTACCTATCTGAGGATGAAGGAGTGACAGAA GAGTGCGATCCAGAGAATCAGAAGGTTCGTCAAAAGCTGAAAGCAAAGGAGTGGGATGAATTGATGGCCAAGGGGAAGAGGTTCCATGTTCTACAGCCCGTGAAAATTGGCTGCGTCTGGGAAAGTGCAGAAAATGACAGCAGCACAAATGCGGACCTAAAGGTTCTCCAGCAGTTCACAGCATGTATTCTGGATTCACCTGTTGCAGAGGAAGAACAGCAGATACAGAAATGTAgtaaaaaaagagcaaaagatcAGCAAA tcCTTGGCCAGCTTCTGCCGCTGCTGCATGGCAACGTGAACGGGAGCAAAGTGATCATCCAGGAATTCCAGGAGTGCTGCCGGCAAGGACTGTTCAGTGATGTGACTGCAGCCGCCGACTGTAGCGACACAAGCCCTGCGAGCCCCCACACCTCCCGGCCGCAGACGCCCGTTGGCGAGGACAGCGGTGTCCCTTCCAAAGCCAGGCTAAAGCGAATAATTTCCGAGAACTCTGTGTACGAGAAAAGACCTGAATACAGGATGTGCTGGTACGTTCACTCGGAGGTGCTGAAGCGTTTTGATCAAGAACACCTCCCTGTCCCTTGTCAATGGAACTACGTCACGCAAGTCCCTTcttcagggaaggaggagggtggCAGCGTGCCAGGCGCGGCGGTCCTGCAGACCGCCCCCATGTCGGTAAAGAGGAAGTCCACCGGAAGCATGTCCATCACTAAATTCATGAAAAGGCCTCGGGATGCTGAACAg GCTGAAGTGGCAGAGATGGATGGATTTCAGGCAGACACcgaggaagatgaggaagatGACGACTGCATGATTGTGGATATACAGTCAGGCAAAG ATTCTACGTTGGCAGTTactgaaacagtttcagaaTCCAGCGGCACAAGAGCCGCTCACCAGGACACCAGCGTGGTCAGCCCATCTAATACAGTTTGA
- the CHAF1A gene encoding chromatin assembly factor 1 subunit A isoform X2, which produces MECRDKAAVPPRKLVQARLPFKRLNPVPKEKYDADSEVKKVKSSQSGFGPSKDSSLDASHASLDDVENDCQLDSDVNFAAKLVNGKGPLDHFIQKNTKDNTGETVIVIDLTKGSSHRLSDDVDHVNFDSKASSSLAIPNGTLGREINQLSCLNSAQSSQTDDSVDTDARCEAVVSKGEGLVDGIPSCSGLTERNNVENMKVNQSELKDVIFEGKMPVVLLEDIMTAKSPQVASLDGSVTSENETMEWSHEGDSGLTNSSLSSRSVSSPEVQPAAETKRNTSPLAASTPVRKVSQKLHKSSAEKEKLRLQRDQERADKLQKLQAEREEKGRLKEEAKAAKERAKEEAKKKKEEEKELKEKERREKKEKEEKEKAEKLRVKEEKRKERQEALEAKLEEKRKKEEEKRLREEEKRINAQKAEITRFFQKPKTPQAPKILAGSCGKFAPFEIKENMVLAPLCRIALDPDFLEQLDKLLRAQNSDVSFLRDLKCRKPRKTGPTFVNNSADIVNSDVVVVDNCKTDAVPERGKFGRMKLLQFCENHRPAYWGTWNKKTTVIRPRNPWSKDSKLLDYEVDSDEEWEEEEPGESLSHSEGDDEEEGEDEDDDDGFFVPHGYLSEDEGVTEECDPENQKVRQKLKAKEWDELMAKGKRFHVLQPVKIGCVWESAENDSSTNADLKVLQQFTACILDSPVAEEEQQIQKCSKKRAKDQQILGQLLPLLHGNVNGSKVIIQEFQECCRQGLFSDVTAAADCSDTSPASPHTSRPQTPVGEDSGVPSKARLKRIISENSVYEKRPEYRMCWYVHSEVLKRFDQEHLPVPCQWNYVTQVPSSGKEEGGSVPGAAVLQTAPMSVKRKSTGSMSITKFMKRPRDAEQILRWQLLKQFQNPAAQEPLTRTPAWSAHLIQFETCLLTSLYVCRMS; this is translated from the exons ATGGAGTGCAGAGACAAAGCGGCTGTTCCTCCGCGGAAGCTCGTACAAG CTCGGTTGCCGTTCAAACGCTTGAATCCCGTACCAAAGGAAAAATACGATGCAGATTCAGAAGTCAAAAAAGTAAAGAGCTCACAGAGTGGTTTTGGTCCCAGTAAGGATTCCTCCCTAGACGCATCGCATGCGTCCCTGGACGACGTGGAGAACGACTGCCAGTTGGATTCAGATGTGAATTTTGCTGCAAAACTTGTTAACGGAAAGGGTCCGTTAGAccattttatacagaaaaacacaaaagataACACAGGTGAAACTGTAATTGTTATTGACCTGACAAAGGGCTCCAGCCATAGACTAAGTGATGATGTAGACCATGTTAATTTTGATTCAAAAGCATCTTCATCCCTAGCTATACCTAACGGCACATTAGGAAGAGAGATAAACCAGTTGAGTTGCCTGAATTCTGCTCAGAGTAGCCAAACGGATGATTCAGTGGACACTGATGCGCGGTGTGAAGCCGTAGTGAGTAAAGGTGAAGGTTTGGTAGACGGAATCCCGTCATGTTCCGGGTTAACAGAGCGTAACAACGTGGAAAACATGAAGGTGAATCAGAGCGAACTGAAGGACGTCATCTTTGAGGGGAAGATGCCTGTAGTGCTCCTGGAGGATATTATGACTGCAAAATCTCCTCAAGTCGCTTCTCTGGATGGAAGCGTCACGTCGGAAAATGAGACCATGGAATGGTCTCACGAAGGAGACTCTGGACTTACCAACTCCTCGCTAAGCTCTCGCTCTGTGAGCTCACCTGAGGTGCAGcctgctgcagaaacaaagagaaatacGAGTCCTTTAGCTGCCTCAACGCCCGTTAGGAAG GTATCTCAGAAACTCCACAAAAGTTCggcagagaaggagaagctgaGATTGCAAAGA GATCAGGAGCGCGCAGACAAGCTGCAGAAGTTGCAAGcggaaagggaagaaaagggaaggctGAAAGAAGAGGCGAAAGCCGCCAAAGAGCGAGCCAAGGAGGAGgcgaagaagaagaaagaggaggagaaagagttgaaagagaaagaaaggagagaaaagaaagaaaaagaagaaaaggaaaaagcgGAGAAGCTGAGAGTGAAGGAGGAGAAACGCAAGGAGAGGCAGGAAGCTTTAGA GGCAAAACttgaggagaagagaaagaaagaagaggagaaacggttgagagaggaggaaaag CGTATTAatgcacagaaagcagaaattacGAGGTTCTTCCAGAAACCAAAGACTCCACAAGCCCCGAAG ATTCTTGCTGGCTCTTGTGGAAAGTTTGCTCCTTTTGAAATTAAGGAGAACATGGTCTTAGCTCCCCTCTGTCGTATTGCCCTGGATCCAGACTTCTTAGAACAGCTGGATAAGCTCCTGCGTGCACAGAATAGTGATGTTTCTTTCTTGAGGGATCTAAAGTGTCGTAAACCGCGTAAAACTGGACCTACTTTTGTCAATAACAGTGCTGACATAGTAAACAG TGACGTGGTGGTAGTGGATAACTGCAAAACAGATGCTGTTCCTGAAAGGGGGAAATTTGGTAGAATGaaacttctgcagttttgtgaGAATCACCGTCCTGCGTACTGGGGCACATGGAACAAGAAAACCACTGTGATCCGTCCCAGGAATCCTTGGTCAAAGGACAGT AAACTTCTGGACTACGAAGTAGATAGCGATGAAgaatgggaagaggaagaacCCGGAGAAAGTCTTTCCCACAGTGAAGGG gatgatgaagaggagggagaggatgaAGATGATGACGATGGGTTTTTTGTACCCCATGGGTACCTATCTGAGGATGAAGGAGTGACAGAA GAGTGCGATCCAGAGAATCAGAAGGTTCGTCAAAAGCTGAAAGCAAAGGAGTGGGATGAATTGATGGCCAAGGGGAAGAGGTTCCATGTTCTACAGCCCGTGAAAATTGGCTGCGTCTGGGAAAGTGCAGAAAATGACAGCAGCACAAATGCGGACCTAAAGGTTCTCCAGCAGTTCACAGCATGTATTCTGGATTCACCTGTTGCAGAGGAAGAACAGCAGATACAGAAATGTAgtaaaaaaagagcaaaagatcAGCAAA tcCTTGGCCAGCTTCTGCCGCTGCTGCATGGCAACGTGAACGGGAGCAAAGTGATCATCCAGGAATTCCAGGAGTGCTGCCGGCAAGGACTGTTCAGTGATGTGACTGCAGCCGCCGACTGTAGCGACACAAGCCCTGCGAGCCCCCACACCTCCCGGCCGCAGACGCCCGTTGGCGAGGACAGCGGTGTCCCTTCCAAAGCCAGGCTAAAGCGAATAATTTCCGAGAACTCTGTGTACGAGAAAAGACCTGAATACAGGATGTGCTGGTACGTTCACTCGGAGGTGCTGAAGCGTTTTGATCAAGAACACCTCCCTGTCCCTTGTCAATGGAACTACGTCACGCAAGTCCCTTcttcagggaaggaggagggtggCAGCGTGCCAGGCGCGGCGGTCCTGCAGACCGCCCCCATGTCGGTAAAGAGGAAGTCCACCGGAAGCATGTCCATCACTAAATTCATGAAAAGGCCTCGGGATGCTGAACAg ATTCTACGTTGGCAGTTactgaaacagtttcagaaTCCAGCGGCACAAGAGCCGCTCACCAGGACACCAGCGTGGTCAGCCCATCTAATACAGTTTGAGACTTGCCTACTAACTTCTCTGTATGTATGTAGAATGAGTTAG